In the genome of Serratia symbiotica (Periphyllus acericola), one region contains:
- the lysC gene encoding lysine-sensitive aspartokinase 3, giving the protein MIQAAPQNSTVVAKFGGTSVADFAAMNRSADVVLANPQVRLVVLSASAGITNLLVALAEGCDADNRNCRLDEIRRIQYTILDRLNAPDASRKEIDRMLENIAMLSEAAALATSPALTDELVSHGELMSTLLFVDILCARNVQAEWFDVRKVMRTDDHFGRAVPDCTTLRELTLTLLKPCLQKALVVTQGFIGSDPKGHTTTLGRGGSDYTAALLGEALHVSQIDIWTDVPGIYTTDPRVVPLAKRIDRITFEEAAEMATFGAKVLHPATLLPAVRNDIPVFVGSSKEPAAGGTLVCYTTEDLPLFRALVLRRKQTLLTLHSLNMLHARGFLAEVFNILARHNISVDLITTSEVSVALTMDTTGSTSISGNLLTTSLLTELSSLCRTEVEENLALVALIGNKLSQACGVGKEVFGVLDPFNIRMICYGASSYNLWFMVPGDDADQVVRTLHHNLFE; this is encoded by the coding sequence ATGATCCAAGCAGCACCCCAAAATTCTACCGTGGTAGCCAAGTTCGGCGGCACTAGCGTTGCCGACTTCGCAGCCATGAACCGCAGCGCCGATGTCGTGCTCGCTAACCCTCAAGTGCGCCTGGTGGTGCTGTCCGCTTCGGCAGGCATCACCAACCTGCTGGTAGCTCTGGCCGAAGGTTGCGATGCCGACAACCGCAACTGTCGGCTCGATGAGATCCGCCGCATCCAATACACCATCCTCGATCGCCTCAACGCTCCGGATGCAAGCCGTAAAGAAATCGATCGCATGCTGGAAAATATTGCTATGCTGTCGGAAGCCGCAGCGTTGGCTACCTCCCCGGCGTTGACCGACGAGTTGGTCAGTCACGGGGAACTGATGTCCACCCTGCTGTTTGTCGATATTTTATGCGCACGAAACGTGCAGGCTGAATGGTTTGACGTGCGCAAAGTGATGCGTACCGATGATCACTTTGGCCGTGCCGTGCCGGACTGCACCACGTTGAGGGAACTTACCCTGACGCTACTGAAACCCTGTCTACAGAAGGCACTAGTGGTTACTCAGGGCTTTATCGGCAGCGACCCAAAAGGCCATACCACCACGCTGGGGCGTGGCGGCAGCGATTACACCGCCGCACTGTTGGGCGAAGCGCTGCATGTCAGCCAGATTGATATTTGGACTGATGTGCCAGGCATCTATACCACCGATCCACGCGTGGTACCGCTGGCCAAACGCATCGATAGAATCACCTTCGAAGAAGCGGCGGAAATGGCCACCTTCGGTGCCAAAGTGTTGCACCCGGCCACACTGCTGCCAGCGGTGCGCAATGATATTCCGGTGTTTGTCGGTTCCAGCAAGGAGCCAGCCGCTGGCGGCACGCTGGTATGCTACACTACCGAGGATCTACCACTTTTCCGCGCGCTAGTACTGCGCCGCAAACAAACCCTGTTGACGCTGCACAGCCTGAATATGCTGCATGCACGCGGCTTTCTGGCCGAAGTGTTCAACATTCTGGCGAGGCATAATATCTCAGTTGACCTGATTACTACTTCAGAAGTCAGCGTAGCGCTGACCATGGACACCACAGGCTCTACCTCTATCAGCGGTAACCTGCTGACCACTTCACTGTTAACCGAACTGTCATCGCTGTGCCGGACGGAAGTGGAGGAAAACCTGGCGCTGGTGGCGTTAATCGGCAATAAGCTATCTCAAGCCTGTGGCGTGGGCAAAGAAGTGTTCGGGGTACTCGATCCCTTCAACATCCGTATGATCTGCTACGGTGCCAGCAGTTATAACCTATGGTTTATGGTGCCGGGTGACGATGCCGATCAGGTAGTCCGCACTCTACATCATAATCTGTTCGAATAA
- the pgi gene encoding glucose-6-phosphate isomerase yields MKSINPTQTAAWQALQQHFAQMKEVRITDLFTQDSERFSKFSATFNDQMLVDYSKNRITVETLEKLQALAKETDLQGAIASMFAGEKINRTEDRAVLHIALRNRSNSPIIVDGKDVMPEVNAVLVKMKQFCRLVISGDWKGYTVKPITDVVNIGIGGSDLGPYMVTEALRPYKNHLNMHFISNVDGTHIAETLKPLNPETTLFLVASKTFTTQETMTNAHSARDWLLNNAGDQQHVAKHFAALSTNGKAVAEFGIDTDNMFEFWDWVGGRYSLWSAIGLSIALSVGYENFEQLLSGAHAMDKHFAKTPLEQNLPVLLALICIWYNNFFGAETEAILPYDQYLHRFAVYFQQGNMESNGKYVDRNGNRVDYQTGPIIWGEPGTNGQHAFYQLIHQGTKLVPGDFIAPVVSHNPLSDHHAKLLSNFFAQTEALAFGKSLEMVEEEFTTEGKKPEDVKHVAPFKVFEGNRPTNSILLREITPFSLGSLIALYEHKIFTQGAILNIFSFDQWGVELGKQLANRILPELAGNEKVNSHDSSTNALINRFKEWR; encoded by the coding sequence ATGAAAAGTATCAATCCAACTCAAACTGCTGCTTGGCAAGCCTTGCAGCAACATTTTGCACAGATGAAAGAGGTTCGTATCACCGATCTGTTTACGCAGGACAGTGAGCGTTTCTCCAAATTTTCCGCCACTTTCAACGACCAAATGCTTGTGGACTACTCAAAAAATCGCATCACTGTGGAAACGCTGGAGAAACTACAGGCGCTTGCGAAAGAAACCGATTTGCAAGGCGCAATCGCGTCGATGTTTGCCGGTGAGAAAATCAACCGCACTGAAGACCGCGCGGTGCTACACATTGCCCTGCGCAACCGCAGCAACAGCCCGATTATTGTTGATGGCAAAGACGTCATGCCGGAAGTTAACGCCGTGTTGGTAAAGATGAAACAATTTTGTCGCCTGGTGATCAGCGGCGATTGGAAAGGCTATACTGTCAAACCGATCACTGATGTGGTGAACATTGGCATCGGCGGTTCTGATCTTGGCCCTTATATGGTGACTGAAGCGCTACGGCCCTATAAAAATCACCTGAACATGCATTTCATCTCCAATGTTGATGGCACCCATATCGCCGAAACCTTGAAGCCGCTGAACCCGGAAACCACGCTGTTCTTGGTGGCTTCCAAGACTTTCACCACTCAGGAAACAATGACCAACGCCCACAGCGCGCGCGATTGGTTGCTTAATAACGCTGGCGACCAGCAGCATGTAGCGAAGCACTTTGCCGCGTTGTCCACCAACGGCAAGGCGGTGGCCGAGTTCGGAATCGACACTGACAACATGTTTGAATTCTGGGACTGGGTGGGTGGCCGCTATTCCTTGTGGTCGGCGATCGGCTTATCAATTGCGCTGTCAGTGGGTTATGAGAACTTTGAACAGTTGCTGAGTGGCGCACACGCAATGGATAAACATTTTGCAAAAACCCCGCTGGAGCAGAACCTGCCGGTGCTGTTAGCGCTAATCTGTATCTGGTACAACAATTTCTTCGGCGCTGAAACCGAAGCTATTCTGCCTTACGATCAGTACTTGCACCGTTTTGCCGTCTACTTCCAGCAGGGCAATATGGAGTCCAATGGTAAATACGTGGATCGCAACGGCAATCGGGTTGACTACCAGACCGGCCCCATCATCTGGGGGGAGCCGGGCACTAATGGTCAACATGCGTTCTACCAGCTGATTCATCAAGGCACGAAGTTGGTTCCCGGCGACTTTATCGCCCCGGTAGTCAGTCATAACCCGCTGAGCGACCATCATGCCAAACTGTTATCGAACTTCTTCGCCCAGACCGAAGCCTTAGCCTTCGGCAAATCGCTGGAGATGGTGGAAGAGGAGTTCACTACTGAGGGCAAAAAACCGGAAGATGTCAAGCATGTGGCACCGTTCAAGGTATTTGAAGGCAACCGTCCAACCAACTCTATCCTGCTGCGAGAAATAACCCCGTTCAGCTTGGGCAGCCTGATTGCTCTGTATGAGCACAAGATCTTCACTCAAGGTGCCATTTTAAACATTTTCAGCTTCGACCAGTGGGGGGTGGAGCTAGGTAAGCAGTTGGCTAATCGCATACTGCCGGAATTGGCAGGCAACGAGAAAGTCAATAGTCACGATAGTTCGACCAATGCCTTGATCAACCGCTTTAAAGAATGGCGTTAA